The proteins below are encoded in one region of Thermococcus peptonophilus:
- a CDS encoding carboxyl transferase domain-containing protein gives MSMEDKLNELYERKKKILEMGGEKAIEKQHAKGKLTARERIEKLLDPGSFVEIGMFVKHRGTEFGLDKKELPADGVITGYGTIDGRLVFVYAQDFTVMGGSLGEMHAAKIKRIMELALEAGAPVIGLNDSGGARIQEGVDSLKGYGEIFKMNTLLSGVVPQITAIMGPCAGGAVYSPAIGDFILMVDSDASFMFITGPQVVKAVTGVEVTPVQLGGAMVHAQKSGQAHLIGKSDEEVLALIRRLMSYLPSNNMEKPPRVKTSDLPFRKNEDLYNVVPDDPNKGYDVRQVIYEIVDKDENGNPDFLEILPYFAPNAVVGFGRMNGQTVGIVANNPIYFAGVLDIDSSDKIARFVRTCDAFNIPIVTLVDVPGYLPGTDQEYRGIIRHGAKVLYAYAEATVPMVTVILRKAYGGAYLAMGSKHLGADFVFAWPTAEIAVMGPEGAANIIFRKEIAAAENPEEVRQQKIAEYREKFANPYVAAARGYIDDVIDPAETRAKIILALEALESKRVKLPPKKHGNIPL, from the coding sequence ATGAGCATGGAGGATAAGCTCAACGAGCTGTATGAGAGGAAAAAGAAGATTCTGGAGATGGGTGGCGAGAAGGCCATTGAAAAACAGCACGCAAAGGGCAAACTAACTGCCAGGGAGAGAATTGAGAAGCTCCTCGACCCGGGAAGCTTTGTCGAGATAGGAATGTTCGTCAAGCACCGCGGAACGGAGTTCGGTCTCGACAAGAAGGAACTGCCCGCTGACGGCGTCATAACCGGCTACGGAACCATTGACGGAAGGCTAGTCTTCGTCTACGCCCAGGACTTTACGGTAATGGGCGGTTCCCTCGGCGAGATGCACGCGGCAAAGATAAAGCGCATCATGGAGCTGGCCCTCGAAGCCGGAGCTCCGGTTATAGGCCTCAACGACTCTGGTGGGGCAAGGATTCAGGAGGGCGTTGACTCTCTCAAAGGCTACGGCGAGATATTCAAGATGAACACCCTCCTCAGTGGCGTAGTTCCGCAGATAACAGCAATCATGGGTCCCTGCGCCGGCGGAGCAGTTTACAGCCCCGCTATTGGAGACTTCATCCTGATGGTAGACAGCGATGCGAGCTTCATGTTCATCACCGGGCCGCAGGTCGTCAAGGCCGTAACTGGAGTCGAGGTGACCCCAGTCCAGCTTGGTGGAGCCATGGTGCACGCCCAGAAGAGCGGACAGGCACACCTCATAGGGAAGAGCGACGAAGAAGTTTTAGCGCTCATAAGGAGGCTCATGAGCTACCTGCCGTCGAACAACATGGAGAAGCCTCCAAGGGTTAAGACGAGCGATTTACCCTTCAGGAAGAACGAAGACCTCTACAACGTAGTTCCAGATGATCCAAACAAGGGCTATGACGTCAGGCAGGTCATCTACGAGATAGTTGACAAGGACGAGAACGGAAACCCGGACTTCCTTGAGATACTCCCGTACTTCGCCCCGAACGCGGTTGTCGGCTTTGGAAGGATGAACGGCCAGACGGTTGGAATAGTCGCCAACAACCCGATATATTTCGCCGGTGTTCTCGACATAGACAGCTCGGACAAGATAGCTCGCTTCGTTAGAACCTGCGACGCCTTCAACATCCCGATCGTTACCCTAGTTGACGTTCCAGGCTACCTCCCGGGAACTGACCAGGAGTACCGCGGAATTATCAGGCACGGAGCTAAAGTGCTCTACGCCTACGCCGAAGCTACCGTCCCGATGGTTACAGTCATCTTGAGGAAGGCCTACGGCGGAGCATACCTCGCGATGGGAAGCAAGCACCTTGGAGCTGACTTCGTCTTCGCCTGGCCGACAGCAGAGATAGCCGTCATGGGTCCAGAGGGAGCGGCAAACATCATCTTCAGGAAGGAAATAGCCGCCGCTGAGAACCCAGAGGAGGTAAGGCAGCAGAAGATAGCGGAGTACCGCGAGAAGTTCGCCAACCCGTACGTTGCCGCCGCCAGAGGTTACATCGACGACGTCATCGACCCGGCCGAGACCAGGGCGAAGATAATCCTGGCCCTCGAGGCGCTGGAGAGCAAGAGGGTAAAGCTTCCGCCGAAGAAGCACGGCAACATACCGCTGTGA
- the rtcA gene encoding RNA 3'-terminal phosphate cyclase, which translates to MGWVEIDGSYGEGGGQILRTSVALSVITGRPVRIYNIRANRPNPGLRPQHLHAVLALKELSDARVKGASVGSTRLEFIPGRPEPKHIRVPVKTAGSITLVLQALLPAMAFVGSSFEVTGGTDVPWSPPVDYLKHVTFYALERMGLKVELEIKRRGHYPKGGGLVVGEVEPWEERKPLKALRWGRIERFAGMSHATNLPAHVAERQAKAAKERLGEVYSAPVEIETEVSRSLGPGSGIVVWAETDKLRLGGDALGKKGKPAEVVGREAADELIEALKTGMAADRFLGDQLIPFLAFTGGEVGVSEITNHLVTNVWVVEKFFGKVFEVEGEIGRPGTVRVVRRVEV; encoded by the coding sequence ATGGGGTGGGTTGAGATAGACGGCTCCTATGGTGAGGGTGGTGGCCAAATACTCAGGACGAGCGTCGCCCTCTCTGTAATCACGGGCAGGCCGGTCAGGATTTACAACATCCGCGCCAACAGACCGAATCCCGGCTTAAGGCCCCAGCACCTACACGCGGTTCTTGCGCTGAAGGAGCTGAGCGACGCGAGGGTTAAAGGGGCAAGCGTGGGCTCGACCAGGCTGGAGTTCATCCCTGGAAGGCCGGAACCGAAGCACATACGGGTTCCAGTAAAGACCGCTGGGAGCATCACCCTCGTCCTCCAGGCGCTCCTCCCGGCGATGGCCTTCGTTGGGAGTAGCTTTGAGGTAACTGGGGGAACTGACGTCCCCTGGAGTCCGCCGGTTGATTACCTCAAGCACGTTACCTTTTATGCCCTTGAGAGGATGGGCTTAAAGGTCGAGCTTGAGATAAAGAGGCGCGGCCATTACCCCAAAGGTGGCGGACTGGTCGTCGGTGAGGTTGAGCCGTGGGAGGAGAGAAAACCCCTGAAAGCTCTAAGATGGGGAAGAATAGAGCGCTTTGCTGGAATGAGCCACGCAACCAACCTTCCGGCCCACGTCGCCGAGAGGCAGGCTAAAGCCGCTAAGGAGAGGCTGGGTGAGGTTTACAGCGCGCCGGTTGAGATAGAGACCGAGGTTTCTCGCTCTCTCGGCCCGGGGAGCGGGATAGTGGTCTGGGCAGAGACAGATAAGCTCAGGCTCGGTGGAGACGCCCTCGGTAAGAAGGGGAAGCCAGCTGAAGTAGTTGGCAGAGAGGCGGCCGATGAGCTCATCGAGGCGTTGAAGACCGGAATGGCCGCGGACAGGTTCCTCGGCGACCAACTCATACCGTTCCTGGCCTTTACCGGCGGTGAAGTTGGGGTCAGCGAGATAACGAACCATCTCGTCACGAACGTCTGGGTGGTAGAGAAGTTTTTCGGGAAGGTCTTTGAGGTGGAGGGGGAGATTGGAAGGCCTGGAACGGTGAGGGTTGTGAGGAGAGTGGAGGTTTGA
- the shyD gene encoding NAD(P)-dependent hydrogenase/sulfhydrogenase 2 subunit delta → MMGKLKLGVFELTDCGGCALNVLFLYEKFFDLLEFYEIGEFHMASNLHEKDHYDVALVTGTVSTHRDLKVLREARNRSNYLIALGTCATHGNVQGSIEMPIREKLKAVYGDEGNPMRAIDSKPVVEHVAVDLAIPGCPYNKEELYQALMDMAKGIDPVRPDYPVCVECKLNEYECVLVKKGLPCLGPITLGGCNAICIKSGLGCIGCRGPLPGEVNPASEYEILKSKGYDDEYIVRKFKTFARWEP, encoded by the coding sequence ATGATGGGAAAGCTTAAGCTGGGTGTTTTTGAACTTACGGACTGCGGGGGCTGTGCGCTCAACGTCCTATTTCTCTACGAGAAGTTCTTTGACCTCTTGGAGTTCTACGAGATAGGAGAGTTCCACATGGCAAGCAACTTGCACGAGAAGGATCACTACGACGTCGCACTTGTTACCGGTACGGTTTCAACTCACAGAGATCTCAAAGTGCTCAGGGAAGCGAGGAACCGCTCAAACTACCTCATAGCCCTCGGAACCTGCGCCACACACGGCAACGTGCAGGGGAGCATTGAAATGCCAATCAGGGAGAAGCTGAAGGCAGTTTACGGCGACGAAGGCAATCCGATGAGGGCAATAGACTCGAAGCCGGTCGTAGAGCACGTGGCCGTTGATCTTGCAATCCCCGGCTGTCCCTACAACAAGGAAGAGCTCTACCAGGCCCTCATGGACATGGCGAAGGGCATAGACCCGGTTCGTCCGGACTATCCTGTTTGCGTCGAGTGCAAGCTCAACGAGTACGAGTGCGTTCTAGTAAAGAAGGGCCTCCCCTGCCTCGGTCCGATTACACTCGGCGGCTGCAACGCGATCTGCATAAAGTCCGGTCTCGGCTGTATCGGCTGCAGGGGGCCTCTCCCGGGAGAGGTCAACCCTGCGAGCGAGTACGAGATCCTCAAGAGCAAGGGCTATGATGACGAGTACATCGTTAGGAAGTTCAAGACCTTCGCGAGGTGGGAACCATGA
- a CDS encoding translation initiation factor IF-2 subunit beta, producing MSEKVDFYDFEKLLDKAYEELPENVKHHHSRFEVPPAQVTIAGNRTIIENFVDIAEAMNRDPNHLLKFILREVATAGTLEGRRAILQGRFTPYLIANKMKKYLKEFVICPVCGSPDTKIIKKGRFHFLKCEACGAETPIQHL from the coding sequence ATGAGCGAGAAGGTAGACTTTTACGACTTTGAGAAGCTCCTCGATAAGGCTTATGAAGAACTCCCGGAGAACGTCAAGCACCACCACTCACGTTTTGAGGTGCCGCCGGCACAGGTCACGATAGCCGGAAACAGGACGATCATAGAGAACTTCGTGGACATAGCCGAGGCCATGAACCGCGACCCGAACCATCTCCTCAAGTTCATCCTGAGGGAGGTCGCTACCGCTGGAACCCTCGAGGGCAGGAGAGCGATCCTTCAGGGACGCTTCACACCGTATCTCATAGCAAACAAGATGAAGAAGTACCTCAAGGAGTTCGTTATCTGTCCCGTCTGTGGAAGTCCAGATACGAAGATCATCAAGAAGGGCCGCTTCCACTTCCTCAAGTGTGAAGCGTGTGGTGCCGAAACACCGATCCAGCATCTCTGA
- a CDS encoding LAGLIDADG family homing endonuclease yields the protein MDREEMIARFAKFLREYVDDDGNEVYINRLKDLLTVTPKRSLAIDWAHLNSFDPELADELLNNPEEAIASAEDAIQIVLREPPLLVEREFKVHARFYNLPKTLLVKELGSEHINKLIQVEGIITRVSEVKPFVEKAVFVCRDCGHEMIRLQRPYENLVKPAKCDACGSRNIELDVDKSRFVNFQSFRLQDRPESLKGGQMPRFVDAILLDDLVDAALPGDRVLVTGVLRVILEQREKRPIFKKILEVNHIEQLSKEIEELEISPEDEQKIRELAKRKDIVDAIVDSIAPAIWGHRIVKKGIALALFGGVQRTLPDGTKLRGESHVLLVGDPGVAKCVDYDTKVVLADGSIRPIGELVDEAIEKAKENGKLGVVDDGYYAPIDLELYALDASTLKVRKVKANISWKREAPERMFRIKTASGREIRVTPTHPFFVFEDGIFKTRKAEELRVGNFIAVPRVIPTTGKPVNLKEAPIQKPKTAKSRLVLPEVADEEFWYVIGLITGEGHTQKRGSSATLYFTNNEKELIERVHEYLSRIGLNPTVRNSHKGKTASEVYASGIELYSLLKWLRVAGNSAEKRVPPQLFRARNEDIKAFLRGYFDAEGTVDRRRPKITVVSASKELLKDVQHLLLRFGIKSQFHETESRATNGKMKEKKVYYRLFITGEDAVKFRDIIGFRLQRKMEVLREVTQGIKPNTNVDVIPGVSKLLREARMKAGLTQNDMGISRSTYLHYERGDRLPSREKLMAIVQTLKNHLPNSDEVRLLELLADSDIFWDRVEEIEEYKPEHPWVYDLQVPEHHNFIANDIFVHNSQLLRYVANLAPRAIYTSGKSSSAAGLCVAPDSIIKTNLGQFKIGELVEKVIPEKVQDYKSVNAEKLRLYIKTLEGDRRVLKLWKLKAPEKLIKVEGDGLSIVVTPETRLLTPHGWVEARNIDGEVVTENGPVKVSTQEIKSPYDYVYDLTVEGSHSFIANGFVVHNTAAAVRDEFTGSWVLEAGVLVLADGGFALIDEFDKMSDRDRSAIHEALEQQTISISKAGITATLNSRTTVIAAANPKFGRFNRHKSLPEQLDLPPTLLSRFDLIFLLLDEPDEKVDASIAEHILKVRRGEAEAVTPKIPYDLLKKYIAYARKNVHPVLSREAMDEIKRYYVKMRKGLKRGDEDGVQPIPITARQLEALIRLSEAHARMRLSETVTREDARAAIEIIEAMMKTIAVDEEGNLDVSILEVGKSSKKINKIEKLVDIIKSLESEGEFGAPEEKVIEAAKQAGIGTKADIEKLLNELKSDGRVYEPRAGFYRVI from the coding sequence ATGGACAGGGAAGAGATGATAGCACGCTTTGCCAAGTTTCTGCGGGAGTACGTTGATGATGATGGCAACGAGGTCTACATAAACCGCCTCAAAGACCTCCTCACTGTCACGCCAAAGCGCTCGCTGGCAATAGACTGGGCACATCTTAACTCCTTCGATCCCGAGCTTGCCGATGAACTCTTAAACAACCCGGAAGAGGCCATAGCGAGCGCCGAGGATGCCATCCAGATAGTCCTTAGGGAGCCGCCTCTCCTCGTGGAGAGGGAGTTTAAGGTCCACGCCCGCTTCTACAACCTTCCGAAGACCCTCCTCGTCAAGGAGCTCGGGAGCGAGCACATAAACAAGCTCATCCAGGTAGAGGGAATAATCACCCGCGTCAGCGAGGTCAAGCCCTTCGTTGAGAAGGCCGTTTTCGTGTGCCGTGACTGTGGCCATGAAATGATAAGGCTTCAGAGGCCCTACGAAAACCTTGTTAAGCCGGCCAAGTGTGACGCCTGCGGAAGCAGAAACATAGAGCTGGACGTTGACAAGAGCCGCTTCGTCAACTTCCAGAGCTTCCGCCTTCAGGACAGGCCAGAGAGCCTTAAGGGCGGCCAGATGCCGCGCTTCGTTGACGCGATACTGCTCGATGACCTCGTGGATGCGGCCCTTCCCGGCGACAGGGTTCTAGTTACAGGTGTTCTGAGAGTCATCCTGGAGCAGAGGGAGAAGAGGCCGATATTCAAGAAGATCCTTGAGGTAAACCACATTGAACAGCTCAGCAAGGAGATAGAGGAACTGGAGATCTCTCCCGAGGACGAGCAGAAGATAAGGGAGCTGGCAAAGAGGAAGGACATCGTTGATGCCATCGTTGATTCGATAGCTCCTGCCATATGGGGCCACAGGATAGTCAAGAAAGGGATAGCCCTAGCACTCTTCGGCGGCGTCCAAAGGACACTTCCAGACGGGACGAAGTTGAGGGGAGAGAGCCATGTTCTCTTGGTTGGAGATCCTGGTGTTGCAAAGTGCGTTGACTACGACACGAAAGTCGTGCTTGCTGATGGAAGCATCAGACCAATCGGAGAGCTCGTTGATGAGGCCATAGAAAAAGCAAAGGAAAATGGAAAGCTCGGAGTCGTTGACGACGGCTATTACGCCCCCATAGACCTTGAGCTCTACGCCCTCGACGCTTCAACGCTTAAGGTTAGAAAAGTCAAAGCCAATATCTCTTGGAAGAGAGAGGCTCCGGAGAGAATGTTCAGGATAAAGACCGCAAGCGGAAGGGAGATAAGAGTAACACCCACCCATCCGTTCTTCGTCTTTGAGGATGGAATCTTCAAGACCAGGAAAGCTGAAGAGTTAAGGGTTGGGAATTTTATTGCAGTTCCAAGGGTTATTCCCACAACTGGAAAACCAGTGAACCTTAAAGAGGCACCCATTCAAAAACCGAAGACTGCAAAGAGCAGATTGGTACTCCCAGAGGTTGCAGATGAAGAATTTTGGTACGTTATTGGGCTGATTACTGGAGAAGGCCACACCCAGAAACGTGGTAGTAGTGCGACTCTTTACTTTACCAACAATGAGAAAGAGCTGATAGAGAGAGTTCACGAATATCTAAGCAGGATTGGACTCAACCCAACTGTTAGAAACTCGCATAAAGGAAAGACCGCAAGTGAGGTCTATGCATCCGGCATTGAGCTTTACAGCCTCCTTAAATGGCTTAGGGTAGCCGGCAACTCTGCGGAGAAGAGAGTCCCACCTCAGCTGTTTAGGGCCAGAAATGAAGACATAAAGGCATTCCTTAGAGGATACTTCGATGCCGAAGGGACCGTGGATAGAAGAAGACCAAAGATAACAGTCGTCTCCGCATCAAAAGAGCTCCTCAAGGACGTACAACACCTGCTACTGAGGTTCGGCATTAAGTCCCAGTTCCATGAGACTGAAAGTAGAGCAACAAACGGAAAAATGAAAGAAAAAAAGGTATATTACCGGCTTTTCATAACCGGAGAGGATGCAGTAAAGTTCAGGGATATCATTGGGTTCAGGCTCCAGAGAAAGATGGAGGTTCTCAGAGAAGTGACTCAGGGTATCAAACCAAACACCAATGTTGATGTCATTCCCGGCGTCAGCAAGCTCCTTAGAGAGGCCAGAATGAAAGCCGGGCTTACCCAAAATGACATGGGAATAAGTCGTTCTACATACCTGCACTATGAGCGAGGAGACAGGCTACCCAGCAGAGAAAAGCTTATGGCTATAGTCCAAACCCTAAAAAATCACCTACCCAACTCGGACGAGGTTAGACTCCTTGAACTCCTCGCCGACTCGGACATATTCTGGGACAGGGTAGAAGAGATAGAAGAATACAAGCCTGAGCACCCGTGGGTCTATGACCTCCAGGTCCCTGAGCATCATAATTTTATAGCTAATGATATCTTTGTCCACAACAGCCAGCTCCTCCGCTACGTTGCCAATCTAGCGCCGAGGGCAATTTACACGAGTGGGAAGAGCTCATCAGCCGCTGGTCTCTGTGTTGCGCCGGACTCAATAATCAAAACGAATCTTGGACAGTTCAAAATAGGAGAGTTGGTTGAGAAGGTCATACCAGAAAAAGTTCAGGATTACAAGAGCGTTAATGCCGAAAAGCTCAGACTCTACATTAAAACACTAGAGGGCGATAGGAGAGTTCTTAAACTGTGGAAGCTCAAGGCCCCGGAGAAGTTGATAAAGGTAGAAGGAGATGGACTGAGTATTGTAGTAACTCCCGAGACCAGGCTCCTGACTCCCCATGGATGGGTGGAGGCCAGAAACATCGATGGAGAGGTCGTCACTGAAAATGGCCCAGTTAAGGTCTCCACACAGGAAATTAAATCTCCCTATGATTATGTCTACGACCTCACCGTCGAAGGTTCTCACAGCTTCATCGCAAACGGTTTCGTCGTCCACAATACCGCCGCCGCCGTCCGCGACGAGTTTACCGGCTCCTGGGTGCTGGAAGCAGGTGTTTTGGTCCTCGCCGATGGTGGGTTCGCCCTAATTGACGAGTTCGACAAGATGAGCGACCGCGACAGGAGCGCGATACATGAAGCACTGGAGCAGCAAACAATCAGCATTTCCAAGGCGGGCATAACCGCGACCCTGAACTCAAGGACGACCGTCATAGCGGCAGCCAATCCAAAGTTCGGCAGGTTCAACAGGCACAAGAGCCTTCCGGAGCAGCTCGACCTCCCGCCGACCCTTCTCAGCCGTTTCGACCTTATATTCCTGCTCCTTGATGAGCCCGACGAGAAGGTGGACGCCAGCATAGCGGAGCATATCCTCAAGGTCAGAAGGGGCGAAGCTGAGGCGGTGACGCCTAAGATACCCTACGACCTGCTCAAGAAGTATATAGCCTACGCCAGGAAGAACGTTCACCCGGTTCTGAGCAGAGAGGCAATGGATGAGATAAAGCGCTACTACGTCAAAATGAGAAAGGGTCTGAAGAGGGGAGATGAAGACGGCGTCCAGCCAATACCGATTACCGCCAGACAGCTTGAGGCCCTCATCAGGCTCAGCGAGGCCCACGCGAGGATGAGGTTGAGCGAGACGGTGACGAGGGAGGACGCAAGAGCGGCAATAGAGATCATCGAAGCCATGATGAAGACGATAGCCGTTGATGAGGAGGGCAACCTGGACGTCTCAATCCTCGAAGTTGGCAAGAGTTCAAAGAAGATAAACAAGATCGAGAAGCTCGTTGACATAATAAAATCCCTTGAGAGTGAGGGAGAGTTTGGAGCACCTGAAGAGAAGGTTATAGAGGCTGCCAAGCAAGCAGGGATAGGGACTAAGGCGGACATCGAGAAACTCCTCAACGAGCTGAAGAGCGATGGCAGGGTCTACGAACCTAGAGCTGGATTCTACCGCGTCATCTGA
- the shyA gene encoding NAD(P)-dependent hydrogenase/sulfhydrogenase 2 subunit alpha, with the protein MIIELREFTRVEGNGKAEIVIENGEVKDVRLKIVEGPRFFELLTLGRHYYDVPDLEARICAICYLAHSVASVMGIERAFGVEVPGEIQLLRELGLIGELLESHALHLYLLVAPDVFRYPDAIRMATKHGELVKEGIALKAFGNRLRELIGGREIHGINVKPGGFGRYPTTEELERIERESEVLLRFAKRTVRLFASLEPYGERAGHFLATDGYLWGERLIAEGKEPFHYTERIEEHSLVYSFAKQSRYNGEPFLVGALARLLLKGEQLTPEAKRLFEEHREKLETGYVSYNNLAQAIELVYALERAGEIAKTLLDKGISSENVSVEPKEGEGIGYVEAPRGVLVHHYRIDSSGKIAYSNIITPTAMNHAMIEKSLLREAKVLYGNVDEMEMVQRLEETVRAFDPCISCSVHIVKL; encoded by the coding sequence ATGATAATCGAGCTCAGGGAGTTCACTCGTGTAGAAGGCAACGGGAAAGCGGAGATAGTCATCGAAAACGGGGAGGTTAAAGACGTCCGCCTCAAGATAGTCGAAGGACCGCGTTTCTTTGAGCTGCTGACCCTCGGGAGGCACTATTACGATGTACCAGACCTTGAGGCTAGGATATGCGCAATATGCTATTTGGCTCACAGCGTCGCATCGGTCATGGGGATAGAACGAGCCTTCGGCGTCGAAGTCCCCGGAGAGATTCAGCTGTTGAGGGAGCTGGGCCTCATAGGAGAGCTCCTCGAGAGCCACGCCTTGCACCTGTATCTGCTCGTCGCCCCCGACGTCTTTAGATATCCAGACGCAATAAGGATGGCAACAAAACACGGCGAGCTCGTTAAGGAAGGAATAGCACTCAAAGCCTTCGGGAACAGATTGAGGGAGCTGATAGGCGGGAGGGAAATACACGGAATAAACGTCAAGCCCGGAGGTTTTGGAAGGTATCCTACAACCGAAGAGCTTGAGAGGATTGAGCGGGAGAGCGAGGTCCTGTTGAGGTTCGCTAAAAGGACTGTAAGACTCTTCGCCTCGCTTGAGCCCTACGGCGAGAGGGCTGGACACTTCTTAGCTACGGACGGATACCTATGGGGGGAGAGGTTAATCGCCGAGGGCAAGGAGCCCTTTCACTACACAGAAAGGATAGAGGAGCACTCCCTCGTCTACAGCTTCGCCAAGCAGAGCCGCTACAACGGAGAGCCTTTCCTCGTGGGTGCTCTCGCGAGGCTCCTGCTAAAAGGCGAGCAGTTAACGCCCGAGGCGAAGAGGCTTTTCGAGGAGCACAGGGAGAAGCTCGAGACGGGCTACGTGAGCTACAACAACCTCGCGCAGGCGATTGAGCTTGTTTATGCCCTCGAAAGGGCTGGAGAGATAGCAAAGACCCTTCTCGATAAGGGCATCTCCAGTGAAAACGTCTCCGTGGAGCCGAAGGAGGGAGAGGGGATAGGATACGTCGAAGCACCGAGGGGAGTCCTGGTACACCACTACCGGATAGATTCGAGCGGAAAGATAGCCTACTCAAACATCATAACGCCCACAGCAATGAACCATGCGATGATAGAGAAGAGCCTTCTCAGAGAAGCCAAAGTCCTCTACGGCAATGTTGATGAGATGGAGATGGTGCAGAGGCTGGAAGAGACGGTGAGGGCCTTCGACCCGTGCATCTCCTGCTCTGTCCACATTGTGAAGCTTTAG
- the shyC gene encoding NAD(P)-dependent hydrogenase/sulfhydrogenase 2 subunit gamma — protein sequence MSENPYISYDARILEVKDMTPREKLFTLRFVDPEVGENFSFKPGQFVIVDVRGFGEFPISLCSSPTRKGYIQLCIRKVGRMTKYVHKMQEGKIVGIRGPYGNGFPMEKMEGSNFLLVAGGLGMAPLRSVLWYAIDTGKYDHIWLFYGTKAYEDLLFRDEIVHLLKHGEAMNCSVKLAYEIESPSCIYLERGFSDRVCKGVVTDLFKGEEFDVENTYALICGPPVMYKFVIRELSNRRLSPGRIYMTLERRMRCGIGKCGHCIVGTSTSIKYVCKAGPVFTYWDALSTRGLI from the coding sequence ATGAGCGAAAATCCCTACATCTCCTACGACGCCCGCATTCTGGAAGTCAAGGACATGACACCGAGAGAAAAGCTATTCACGCTCCGCTTCGTTGACCCGGAGGTTGGGGAGAACTTCAGCTTTAAACCCGGCCAGTTCGTCATCGTCGATGTTAGGGGCTTCGGCGAGTTCCCGATAAGCCTCTGCTCCTCGCCAACGAGGAAGGGATACATCCAGCTCTGCATAAGAAAGGTAGGCAGGATGACGAAGTACGTCCATAAAATGCAGGAGGGGAAAATAGTCGGCATCCGCGGACCTTACGGTAACGGCTTCCCGATGGAAAAGATGGAGGGCTCGAACTTCCTCCTTGTTGCTGGTGGCCTGGGAATGGCACCTTTGAGATCAGTCCTCTGGTATGCTATAGACACCGGAAAGTACGATCACATATGGCTCTTCTACGGAACTAAGGCTTACGAAGACCTGCTTTTCCGAGATGAGATAGTCCACCTCCTGAAGCATGGAGAGGCAATGAACTGCTCGGTTAAGCTCGCTTATGAAATAGAGAGCCCATCCTGCATCTACCTTGAGAGGGGATTCTCCGACAGGGTCTGCAAGGGTGTAGTCACAGACCTATTCAAGGGAGAGGAGTTCGACGTGGAGAACACCTATGCCCTCATCTGCGGCCCGCCGGTGATGTACAAGTTCGTCATCAGGGAGCTGTCCAACAGGAGACTTTCACCCGGAAGGATCTACATGACACTTGAAAGAAGAATGCGCTGCGGAATCGGGAAATGCGGTCACTGCATCGTAGGAACGAGCACGTCAATCAAGTACGTCTGCAAGGCCGGACCAGTCTTCACATACTGGGATGCCCTCTCCACAAGGGGGTTGATATGA
- a CDS encoding metallophosphoesterase: MLIGIMSDTHDNLPAIRKAVEFFNERNVDLVIHAGDYVAPFVAGELKKLKAPLKGVFGNNDGERKGLYEALGIYDELIELEADGMKIAVTHGTNEVLVRALAHSRLYDVVVVGHTHHYEIQEVGRTVLVNPGEVCGYVTGVKSVALLDTRKREVQIINLDTGELLGAMSL; the protein is encoded by the coding sequence ATGTTGATCGGGATTATGAGCGACACTCACGACAACCTGCCGGCCATAAGGAAGGCGGTTGAGTTCTTCAACGAGAGGAACGTTGACCTGGTTATACACGCGGGCGACTACGTTGCGCCTTTCGTTGCCGGGGAACTTAAGAAGCTTAAGGCGCCGCTCAAAGGTGTCTTCGGCAACAATGACGGTGAGAGAAAGGGTCTATACGAAGCCCTTGGAATATACGACGAGCTGATAGAGCTTGAAGCGGATGGAATGAAAATAGCCGTAACGCACGGTACAAACGAAGTCCTTGTCAGGGCCCTCGCCCACAGCAGGCTTTACGATGTTGTCGTTGTAGGTCACACCCACCACTACGAGATACAGGAAGTCGGGAGAACCGTCCTTGTGAACCCTGGAGAGGTCTGCGGCTACGTAACTGGGGTGAAAAGCGTTGCCCTTCTTGACACAAGGAAGAGGGAAGTCCAGATAATAAACCTTGACACCGGGGAGCTTCTTGGGGCGATGAGCCTTTAA